In the Campylobacter showae genome, one interval contains:
- the accA gene encoding acetyl-CoA carboxylase carboxyl transferase subunit alpha has product MASYLDFEQGIKQIDDDIANARIRGDEHAVEILNKNLEKETAKIYKNLNEFQRLALARHPDRPYAIDYIKGMMRDYYELHGDRAYRDDAAIVCFIGYIGSKKVVVIGEQKGRGTKNKLKRNFGMPHPEGYRKALRVAKMAEKFGLPILFLIDTPGAYPGVAAEERGQSEAIARNLFEFANLKTPMIAVVIGEGGSGGALAIGVADKLAMMRNSVFSVISPEGCAAILWNDPSKQEQATKALKITADDLKSLNLIDDVIEEPINGAHRDKETAVKALASYFITELDKLEKLKVDELLNARIAKILSAGAFEEGK; this is encoded by the coding sequence ATGGCAAGTTATCTAGACTTTGAACAAGGTATCAAGCAAATAGATGATGATATCGCAAATGCGAGGATTCGCGGCGATGAACATGCGGTAGAAATTCTAAATAAAAATTTAGAAAAAGAAACTGCTAAAATTTACAAAAATCTTAACGAGTTTCAGCGCCTTGCTTTGGCTCGTCACCCGGATCGCCCGTATGCTATTGATTACATCAAAGGCATGATGAGGGATTACTATGAGCTTCACGGCGATAGAGCGTATCGCGACGATGCGGCAATAGTTTGCTTTATCGGCTATATAGGCTCTAAAAAAGTCGTCGTTATAGGCGAGCAAAAGGGTCGAGGAACCAAAAATAAACTAAAAAGAAATTTCGGCATGCCTCATCCAGAGGGCTACCGTAAAGCTTTGCGGGTAGCTAAAATGGCTGAGAAATTCGGACTCCCGATACTATTTTTAATAGATACTCCGGGCGCATATCCTGGCGTTGCAGCTGAGGAGCGCGGTCAAAGCGAGGCGATAGCTAGAAATTTATTTGAATTTGCAAATTTAAAAACTCCAATGATAGCCGTCGTTATAGGTGAAGGCGGAAGCGGCGGTGCTCTAGCCATAGGCGTAGCCGACAAGCTAGCCATGATGCGAAATTCAGTTTTTTCGGTTATCTCGCCGGAGGGTTGCGCAGCTATACTTTGGAACGACCCGTCAAAACAAGAGCAAGCCACTAAAGCGCTGAAAATAACCGCCGACGATCTAAAAAGCTTAAATTTGATAGACGACGTCATAGAAGAGCCGATAAACGGCGCTCACAGAGATAAAGAGACTGCCGTAAAAGCCCTCGCAAGCTATTTTATAACCGAGCTAGATAAACTTGAAAAGCTAAAAGTGGATGAGCTTTTAAATGCTAGAATAGCTAAAATCTTATCTGCAGGCGCATTTGAAGAGGGCAAATAG
- a CDS encoding beta-ketoacyl-ACP synthase II, translating into MKRVVVTGIGMINALGLDKDSSFKAICEGKTGVKKITSFDASDFPVQIAAEITDFDPLSVMDAKEVKKVDRFIQLGLKAAKEAMADANFGEFDAENFGVSSAAGIGGLPNIEKNSNILLEKGSRRISPFFIPSALVNMLGGIVSIEHGLKGPNISSVTACAASTHAIIEAAKTIMVDEAQKMLVVGSESTVCGVGIGGFAAMKALSTRNDDPHTASRPFDKDRDGFVMGEGSGALVLEEYESAKARGAKIYAEIVGFGESGDAYHITSPSLEGPLSAMKKALKMAGNLQIDYINAHGTSTPTNDKNETAALKALFGGNVPPVSSTKGQTGHCLGAAGAIEAVVSIMAMQEGLIPPTINYATKDEECDLDYVPNVARKAELNAVMSNSFGFGGTNGSIIFKKI; encoded by the coding sequence TTGAAAAGAGTCGTAGTAACCGGGATTGGGATGATCAACGCTTTAGGGCTCGACAAAGATAGTTCATTTAAGGCTATCTGCGAAGGTAAAACCGGCGTAAAAAAGATAACCTCTTTTGACGCGAGCGATTTTCCAGTTCAGATTGCTGCCGAGATAACGGACTTTGACCCGCTTAGCGTGATGGACGCTAAAGAGGTCAAAAAAGTCGATAGATTTATCCAGCTTGGATTAAAGGCTGCTAAAGAGGCCATGGCTGATGCAAATTTCGGCGAATTCGACGCTGAAAATTTCGGCGTTAGCTCGGCTGCCGGCATAGGCGGCTTGCCTAATATCGAAAAAAACTCTAATATCTTGCTTGAAAAAGGCTCAAGACGAATTTCTCCGTTTTTTATACCTTCTGCGCTAGTGAATATGCTTGGTGGCATAGTTTCGATAGAGCACGGCTTAAAAGGGCCCAATATCTCTAGCGTAACGGCATGTGCGGCATCTACTCACGCCATCATCGAAGCGGCTAAAACCATTATGGTCGATGAAGCGCAAAAAATGCTAGTCGTAGGCTCCGAGTCTACGGTTTGCGGCGTAGGCATCGGCGGATTTGCGGCTATGAAGGCGCTTTCTACTAGAAACGACGATCCGCACACGGCATCAAGGCCTTTTGATAAAGACAGAGACGGCTTTGTAATGGGTGAAGGAAGCGGCGCGCTCGTACTTGAAGAGTATGAAAGCGCTAAGGCTAGAGGGGCTAAAATTTATGCCGAGATAGTAGGGTTTGGCGAGAGCGGCGATGCGTATCACATAACTTCGCCTTCACTTGAAGGACCGCTTTCTGCGATGAAAAAAGCCTTGAAAATGGCTGGAAATTTGCAGATCGACTACATCAATGCACACGGCACCTCGACGCCGACAAATGATAAAAACGAAACTGCAGCCCTTAAAGCTCTTTTTGGCGGCAATGTACCTCCGGTTAGCTCTACTAAGGGGCAAACGGGACACTGCCTTGGTGCGGCTGGCGCGATAGAGGCCGTCGTATCCATAATGGCTATGCAAGAAGGCCTTATACCGCCTACTATCAACTACGCAACCAAAGACGAGGAGTGCGATCTAGACTATGTGCCAAACGTGGCTAGAAAAGCTGAGCTAAACGCCGTTATGAGTAACTCTTTTGGATTCGGCGGTACGAATGGCTCTATTATATTTAAGAAGATATAA
- the acpP gene encoding acyl carrier protein: MAIFDDVRDVVVEQLSVAPDAVKLESKIIEDLGADSLDVVELVMALEEKFEVEIPDSDAEKLITINDVVSYIEKLNK, translated from the coding sequence ATGGCAATATTTGATGACGTAAGAGACGTAGTAGTTGAGCAACTAAGCGTGGCTCCGGATGCAGTAAAACTTGAGTCTAAGATTATCGAGGATCTAGGCGCAGACTCGCTTGACGTGGTTGAGCTAGTTATGGCTCTTGAGGAGAAATTTGAGGTAGAGATACCTGATAGCGACGCTGAAAAGCTGATCACTATAAACGACGTCGTAAGCTACATCGAGAAACTAAACAAATAA
- the fabG gene encoding 3-oxoacyl-ACP reductase FabG gives MKFSGKNVLITGASRGIGAQIAKTLAQMGLKVWINYRSKPEIADALQAEIVANGGQAAVVKFDATDEDEFIKAINLIADADSELSYLVNNAGITNDKLALRMKTEDFTSVIGANLTSAFIGCREALKVMSKKRFGAVVNVASIVGEMGNAGQANYAASKGGMIAMNKSFAKEGAGRNIRFNCVTPGFIETDMTSELSDEIKKTYSDNIPLKRFGSASEVAEAVAFLLSDHASYVTGETLKINGGLYM, from the coding sequence ATGAAATTTAGCGGAAAAAACGTGCTAATCACGGGAGCTAGCCGCGGTATCGGCGCGCAGATAGCCAAAACCCTGGCGCAAATGGGACTAAAAGTCTGGATAAACTATCGCTCAAAGCCCGAAATCGCCGATGCATTGCAAGCTGAGATCGTAGCAAACGGCGGACAGGCCGCGGTGGTTAAATTTGACGCTACGGACGAGGATGAGTTTATAAAAGCTATAAATTTGATCGCGGACGCCGACAGCGAGCTAAGCTACCTCGTAAATAACGCCGGTATCACGAACGACAAGCTCGCGCTTCGCATGAAGACGGAAGATTTTACTAGCGTGATAGGCGCAAATTTGACCTCGGCCTTTATCGGATGCCGCGAGGCGCTAAAAGTAATGAGCAAAAAACGCTTCGGCGCCGTCGTAAACGTAGCCTCGATCGTGGGCGAGATGGGCAATGCCGGGCAGGCAAACTACGCTGCAAGCAAGGGCGGAATGATCGCGATGAACAAAAGCTTCGCCAAAGAGGGTGCGGGGAGAAATATTCGTTTCAACTGCGTAACTCCAGGCTTTATCGAGACGGATATGACGAGCGAGCTAAGTGACGAGATCAAAAAAACTTACAGCGACAACATCCCGCTAAAGCGATTCGGAAGCGCTAGCGAAGTGGCCGAAGCCGTGGCGTTTTTGCTAAGCGATCACGCCAGCTATGTCACGGGCGAGACGCTAAAGATCAACGGCGGACTATATATGTAA
- a CDS encoding MmcQ/YjbR family DNA-binding protein — MMPARKRIFSYIEEKFGAQGERIFDKHPEFAVFRHAKNQKWFAVFMRVDGGKLGLKSTEALEILNLKCKPDLAAILRDADQILPAYHMNKKHWISVNLSSKIAPEQVEDLIDLSFELTR; from the coding sequence ATGATGCCCGCACGGAAGCGGATTTTTAGCTACATCGAGGAGAAATTCGGCGCTCAGGGCGAGCGGATATTTGACAAACACCCGGAATTTGCCGTGTTTCGCCACGCGAAAAATCAAAAATGGTTCGCCGTTTTTATGCGCGTGGACGGCGGCAAGCTAGGGCTTAAAAGCACAGAGGCGCTAGAAATCCTAAATCTAAAATGTAAGCCCGATCTTGCGGCGATCCTGCGCGACGCAGATCAAATTTTGCCCGCATATCATATGAATAAAAAGCACTGGATCAGCGTAAATTTAAGCTCCAAAATCGCGCCCGAGCAGGTGGAGGATCTGATCGATCTTAGCTTTGAGCTTACAAGATAG
- a CDS encoding DNA-3-methyladenine glycosylase I, with product MQNTQKPKIRCDWAEKSELERVYHDEEWGKLIKDDAKFFELIVLEGFQAGISWHAVLLKREAMRAAFDGFDAHKISLYGEEQTAKFMQNPALIRNRLKLNSLAANARAFLAVASEFGSFYDYLWGYLLPKFDPKFEGKPIINHYENIKQIPATTPLADFVAKEMKKRGFKFLGPTSVYAFLQSAGVVDDHLDACFCKGGR from the coding sequence TTGCAAAATACTCAAAAACCTAAAATCCGCTGCGACTGGGCAGAGAAAAGCGAGCTGGAGCGCGTATATCACGACGAGGAGTGGGGTAAACTCATAAAAGACGATGCGAAATTTTTCGAGCTCATCGTGCTGGAGGGCTTTCAAGCGGGCATCTCGTGGCATGCCGTGCTGCTTAAGCGCGAGGCGATGCGGGCGGCGTTTGACGGATTTGACGCGCATAAAATTTCGCTCTACGGCGAGGAGCAGACGGCAAAATTTATGCAAAACCCTGCACTCATCAGAAACCGCCTGAAGCTAAACTCGCTTGCCGCAAACGCCCGCGCATTCCTCGCCGTCGCAAGCGAGTTTGGCAGCTTTTACGACTATCTTTGGGGCTATCTTTTGCCTAAATTTGATCCCAAATTTGAGGGCAAACCCATCATAAATCACTACGAAAATATAAAGCAGATCCCCGCCACCACGCCGCTTGCCGACTTCGTTGCAAAAGAGATGAAAAAGCGCGGGTTTAAATTTCTGGGGCCTACGAGCGTCTATGCGTTTTTGCAAAGCGCGGGCGTAGTGGACGATCATCTGGACGCCTGCTTTTGCAAAGGAGGCAGATGA
- a CDS encoding flavocytochrome c, which translates to MKNSNVSRRDFVKLGMVGAGALALGGVNAQAAVNSKDVKFDEEWDVVIVGSGFAGLAAGITAAEKGNKVLILEKMGRVGGNSVINGGIFAVPNSDKQKAEGIKDSNELFIKDCLKAGRGLNHVDLIDTIATRAQDAYKLTLKCGAKYIDKVTHAGGHSVPRSLQTANGSGSGIVQPMVEYFKNLQGCELRQRAKFDEFVLGEDGGVDGVIIREDYKFDPKSQKDDAENTTGTKKVIKAKKGVVLAAGGFCRDVFFRQVQDPSILPTTDSTNHPGATAGAMKEAFRIGATPVQLSWIQFGPWACPDEKGFGVGSMFNVNGSFRYGISVDPRTGKRYMNELADRRTRSQAMFKVIDAKADIYPINFCDSDGVKNMVIPEHYTKPLESGVLKKFETLDELAAAYKIPAAELKKTVERYNSFVKSGKDEDFGKPMDKTTTNGVDISKPPFYAMRGTPKLHHTMGGIDINTKAQVISLQTEMPIPRLFAAGEITGGVHGASRLGSVAIADCLTFGMIAGENIG; encoded by the coding sequence ATGAAAAACTCAAACGTTTCAAGAAGAGATTTTGTTAAGTTAGGTATGGTAGGTGCCGGAGCTTTAGCTCTAGGCGGAGTAAATGCGCAAGCAGCCGTAAACTCTAAAGACGTCAAATTTGACGAGGAGTGGGACGTAGTTATCGTGGGCTCCGGTTTTGCCGGACTTGCGGCGGGTATCACTGCAGCCGAAAAAGGCAACAAAGTCCTAATCCTAGAAAAGATGGGACGCGTCGGCGGTAACTCCGTTATCAACGGCGGCATATTTGCCGTTCCAAACAGCGACAAACAAAAAGCTGAAGGCATCAAAGATAGCAACGAGCTATTTATCAAAGACTGCCTAAAAGCGGGCCGCGGCCTAAACCACGTAGACCTCATCGATACCATCGCTACTCGCGCGCAAGACGCATATAAACTAACTCTAAAATGCGGCGCTAAATATATAGATAAAGTTACTCACGCAGGCGGACACAGCGTACCTAGATCGCTTCAGACCGCTAACGGCTCGGGTTCGGGTATCGTTCAGCCGATGGTAGAATACTTCAAAAACCTACAAGGCTGCGAGCTAAGACAAAGAGCTAAATTTGACGAATTCGTCCTTGGCGAAGACGGCGGCGTAGACGGAGTGATCATCAGAGAGGATTATAAATTTGATCCAAAGAGCCAAAAAGACGACGCCGAAAACACTACCGGAACTAAAAAAGTTATAAAAGCTAAAAAAGGCGTAGTGCTAGCTGCGGGCGGATTTTGCCGCGACGTATTTTTTAGACAGGTTCAAGACCCTTCAATCCTGCCTACTACGGATAGCACCAACCACCCGGGCGCAACCGCAGGCGCTATGAAAGAGGCGTTTAGGATCGGCGCTACCCCAGTGCAACTTAGCTGGATACAATTCGGTCCATGGGCATGCCCTGATGAAAAAGGCTTTGGCGTAGGCTCTATGTTTAACGTAAACGGAAGCTTCCGCTACGGTATCTCAGTCGATCCAAGAACCGGCAAACGCTACATGAACGAGCTAGCAGACCGCCGCACCCGCTCTCAAGCTATGTTTAAAGTAATCGACGCAAAAGCCGATATCTATCCGATCAACTTCTGCGACTCTGATGGCGTAAAAAATATGGTCATACCTGAACACTACACTAAACCGCTGGAATCAGGCGTACTAAAGAAATTTGAAACTCTAGACGAGCTAGCGGCGGCTTATAAAATCCCTGCCGCAGAGCTAAAAAAGACCGTCGAGAGATATAATAGCTTCGTTAAATCGGGCAAAGACGAGGACTTTGGTAAACCTATGGATAAAACCACCACAAACGGCGTAGATATCTCTAAACCGCCGTTCTACGCTATGCGCGGTACGCCAAAACTCCACCACACTATGGGCGGTATCGATATTAATACCAAAGCCCAGGTCATCTCTCTACAAACAGAGATGCCTATCCCAAGATTATTTGCAGCAGGCGAGATCACCGGCGGCGTACACGGAGCTAGCCGCTTAGGTAGCGTGGCGATAGCTGACTGCTTAACGTTTGGTATGATTGCGGGAGAGAATATAGGCTAA
- the fusA gene encoding elongation factor G produces MADRKTPLHMVRNIGIAAHIDAGKTTTSERILFFTGMSHKIGEVHDGAATMDWMEQEKERGITITSAATTCFWKDHQINLIDTPGHVDFTIEVERSMRVLDGAVSVFCSVGGVQPQSETVWRQANKYHVPRIVFVNKMDRIGANFFNVESQIRNRLKANPVPIQIPIGAEDNFRGVVDLVKMKAYVWEDDKKPTDYKEIEIPAEVKEKAEEYRTKLIEAVSETDDSLMEKFFSGEELSEEEIKKGIKAGCLRMTITPMLCGTAFKNKGIQPLLDAVVAYLPAPDEIEAIKGVYEDGSEVTVESTDNGEFAALAFKIMTDPFVGQLTFIRVYRGSLESGSYAYNTVQDNKERIGRLLKMHSNKREEISILHAGEIGAVVGLKNTLTGDTLASEKDKVILEKMDFPEPVISVAVEPKTKADQEKMAIALQKLAQEDPSFRVGTDEESGQTIISGMGELHLEIIVDRMLREFKVDAEVGQPQVAYRETIRKTVEQEYKYAKQSGGRGQYGHVFLRLEPLPAASGFEFVNDIKGGVVPKEYIPAVEKGCKEALQNGVLAGYPVEDVKVTLFDGSYHEVDSSEMAFKLAASMGFKEGARKAGAVILEPMMKVEVETPEDYMGDVIGDLNKRRGQVNSMDERNGSKIITAFCPLAQMFGYSTDLRSMTQGRATYSMEFDHYEEVPKNVSEEIIKKRNG; encoded by the coding sequence ATGGCAGATAGAAAAACCCCTTTACATATGGTTAGAAACATCGGTATCGCTGCTCACATCGATGCCGGTAAAACTACGACCAGCGAAAGAATTTTGTTCTTTACGGGTATGAGCCACAAGATCGGTGAGGTTCACGACGGCGCTGCTACGATGGACTGGATGGAGCAAGAAAAAGAGCGCGGCATTACGATTACGTCTGCGGCGACCACTTGCTTTTGGAAAGATCACCAGATAAATTTGATCGACACTCCGGGCCACGTCGACTTTACTATCGAAGTCGAGCGTTCTATGCGCGTTCTTGACGGTGCTGTTTCGGTATTCTGCTCAGTCGGCGGCGTACAGCCTCAGTCTGAGACCGTTTGGAGACAAGCAAATAAATATCACGTCCCAAGAATCGTTTTCGTAAACAAAATGGACAGAATCGGCGCAAATTTCTTTAACGTCGAGTCTCAAATCAGAAACCGCCTAAAAGCAAATCCTGTGCCTATTCAAATTCCTATCGGTGCAGAGGATAACTTTAGAGGCGTGGTCGATCTTGTTAAGATGAAAGCTTACGTTTGGGAAGACGACAAAAAGCCGACCGACTATAAAGAGATAGAAATCCCTGCAGAGGTAAAAGAAAAAGCCGAAGAGTACCGCACTAAGTTGATCGAAGCGGTTTCTGAAACCGATGATAGTTTGATGGAGAAATTTTTCTCGGGCGAGGAGCTAAGCGAAGAGGAGATTAAAAAAGGGATCAAAGCAGGCTGCTTAAGAATGACGATAACTCCGATGCTTTGCGGAACGGCATTTAAAAACAAAGGTATCCAGCCGCTACTTGACGCAGTCGTAGCGTATTTGCCTGCTCCGGACGAGATCGAGGCGATTAAGGGCGTTTATGAAGACGGTAGCGAAGTAACGGTAGAAAGCACCGATAACGGCGAATTTGCGGCTCTTGCGTTTAAGATTATGACCGACCCGTTCGTCGGACAGCTTACCTTTATCCGCGTTTACCGCGGTAGTCTTGAGAGCGGTAGCTATGCTTACAACACAGTTCAGGATAATAAAGAAAGAATCGGTCGCTTGCTAAAAATGCACTCAAACAAACGCGAGGAAATTTCGATTCTTCACGCGGGCGAGATCGGCGCGGTCGTAGGTCTAAAAAATACCCTAACCGGCGATACGCTTGCAAGCGAAAAAGACAAGGTTATCCTTGAGAAGATGGACTTCCCTGAGCCGGTTATCAGCGTTGCCGTCGAGCCAAAAACTAAAGCCGACCAAGAAAAAATGGCTATCGCGCTTCAAAAACTAGCTCAAGAAGACCCAAGCTTTAGAGTAGGTACCGACGAAGAGAGCGGTCAAACCATCATCAGCGGTATGGGCGAGCTTCACCTTGAGATCATCGTAGATAGAATGCTACGCGAATTTAAAGTCGATGCCGAAGTAGGTCAACCGCAAGTCGCGTACCGCGAGACTATCCGCAAAACAGTCGAGCAAGAGTATAAATACGCCAAACAATCAGGAGGTCGCGGTCAGTACGGACACGTATTCTTGCGCCTTGAGCCGCTACCTGCGGCTAGCGGATTTGAGTTCGTTAACGACATTAAAGGCGGCGTAGTTCCTAAGGAGTACATCCCTGCGGTTGAAAAAGGCTGCAAAGAAGCGCTTCAAAACGGCGTACTTGCCGGCTATCCGGTCGAAGACGTTAAAGTTACGCTATTTGACGGTAGCTACCACGAAGTCGACTCGTCTGAAATGGCGTTTAAACTTGCTGCTTCTATGGGCTTCAAAGAGGGCGCTAGAAAAGCGGGTGCGGTTATCCTTGAGCCTATGATGAAGGTCGAGGTTGAGACGCCTGAGGATTATATGGGCGACGTTATCGGCGACTTAAACAAACGTCGCGGACAGGTAAACTCTATGGACGAGCGAAACGGAAGCAAGATTATCACGGCTTTCTGCCCGCTAGCCCAAATGTTTGGTTACTCTACGGACCTTCGCTCTATGACGCAAGGTCGCGCGACTTATTCTATGGAATTTGACCACTATGAGGAAGTTCCAAAGAACGTTAGCGAAGAGATTATTAAGAAAAGAAACGGCTAA
- the rpsG gene encoding 30S ribosomal protein S7, with protein MRRRKAPVREVMPDPIYGNKVITKFINSLMYDGKKSVATEIMYGAIKAIEKKSGDVKGIDVFNDAIENIKPLMEVKSRRVGGATYQVPVEVRPARQQALAIRWIIGFARKRSERTMIDKLANELLDAANSKGASFKKKEDTYKMAEANKAFAHYRW; from the coding sequence ATGAGAAGAAGAAAAGCTCCCGTCAGGGAAGTAATGCCGGATCCAATTTACGGCAATAAGGTAATCACTAAATTTATTAACTCTCTTATGTACGACGGCAAAAAAAGCGTCGCTACCGAGATCATGTACGGCGCTATCAAAGCTATCGAGAAAAAAAGCGGCGACGTAAAAGGTATAGACGTATTTAACGATGCTATCGAAAACATTAAGCCTCTTATGGAGGTTAAATCTCGTCGCGTCGGCGGCGCTACCTACCAAGTACCGGTAGAGGTTCGCCCGGCTCGCCAACAAGCTCTTGCTATCCGCTGGATCATCGGTTTTGCTAGAAAAAGAAGCGAAAGAACCATGATCGACAAGCTAGCTAACGAGCTACTTGATGCGGCAAATTCAAAAGGCGCGTCTTTCAAGAAGAAGGAAGACACCTACAAAATGGCAGAAGCTAACAAAGCGTTTGCTCACTACCGCTGGTAA
- the rpsL gene encoding 30S ribosomal protein S12 yields the protein MPTINQLVRKERKKVTFKSKSPALKECPQRRGVCTRVYTTTPKKPNSALRKVAKVRLTSGFEVISYIGGEGHNLQEHSIVLVRGGRVKDLPGVKYHIVRGALDTAGVAKRTVSRSKYGAKRPKPGQAAAAAGKKK from the coding sequence GTGCCAACCATTAATCAATTGGTCAGAAAAGAGCGCAAGAAAGTGACTTTTAAGTCAAAATCTCCAGCGCTAAAAGAGTGTCCTCAAAGAAGAGGAGTTTGCACCAGGGTCTATACTACGACTCCTAAAAAACCAAACTCGGCTTTGAGAAAAGTTGCCAAAGTTAGGCTTACAAGCGGATTTGAAGTGATCAGCTATATCGGCGGTGAAGGCCACAACCTACAAGAACACAGCATCGTGCTAGTGCGCGGCGGTCGTGTTAAGGACTTGCCGGGCGTTAAATACCACATCGTACGCGGCGCTCTTGATACAGCCGGCGTTGCGAAAAGAACAGTTTCTCGCTCAAAATACGGCGCTAAACGTCCAAAACCTGGTCAAGCAGCAGCCGCAGCGGGTAAAAAGAAATAA